Proteins encoded in a region of the Pseudomonadota bacterium genome:
- a CDS encoding nucleotidyl transferase AbiEii/AbiGii toxin family protein: protein MGQSSRLAAAQLDTLAELARLAQASAFYLAGGGAVALHFGHRQSRDLDLFTRGPAVDLEVLRRTLVTKGGVEVLAISDTTLAVRMGGVPVDFVNYPYSLLEEPLTGPAGIRYAGIKDLAVMKLVAIARRGFKRDFWDLHELLVRGPMKLGRALSCYRQRFGVAEADTYHVLKALTYFADAESEDAPLQGMKPAHWRAIKAFFEKQVREIMRFE from the coding sequence ATGGGCCAATCCTCCCGCTTGGCGGCAGCGCAGCTCGATACCCTGGCCGAGCTAGCCCGCCTTGCGCAGGCGAGCGCCTTCTATCTCGCTGGCGGCGGCGCGGTCGCTCTGCACTTCGGCCACCGGCAGTCGCGTGATCTCGACCTGTTTACACGTGGGCCGGCTGTCGACCTGGAGGTCCTGCGGCGCACGTTGGTCACCAAGGGGGGTGTGGAGGTCCTGGCTATCAGCGACACCACGCTCGCGGTTCGCATGGGGGGAGTACCCGTCGACTTTGTCAACTACCCATACTCCTTGCTGGAGGAACCCCTAACCGGCCCGGCTGGGATTCGCTATGCCGGAATCAAGGACTTGGCCGTCATGAAGCTGGTGGCTATCGCGAGGCGGGGGTTCAAGAGAGACTTCTGGGACCTCCACGAGCTTCTGGTGCGCGGTCCCATGAAGTTGGGCCGGGCGCTGTCGTGCTACCGCCAGAGGTTCGGCGTGGCCGAAGCTGACACCTACCATGTCCTCAAGGCCTTGACGTACTTTGCGGACGCTGAGTCCGAGGACGCGCCGCTTCAGGGCATGAAGCCAGCGCACTGGAGAGCCATCAAGGCCTTCTTCGAGAAGCAGGTGCGAGAGATCATGCGTTTCGAGTAG